In one window of Pseudomonas chlororaphis subsp. chlororaphis DNA:
- a CDS encoding LysR family transcriptional regulator encodes MKTDIPGDKNSQTIHRRLPPLSALRCFEAAARLESFTRAGEALHLTHGAISRAVRTLEEDLGTRLFERRSHRVFLTEAGRELLHSVEHAFDLIEATARKLRTPDKAAALVLSCEPTLLMRWLIPRIPAFFAAHPDIPLQLVAGGGPFAFAQGIDLAIRRNDFPWPPHTHAQWLFDEAIGPVCRPDQAVGWTRDASGRVRLSDTAPRLHSATRAAAWEQWLTLKRMQQAPGTEQVFEHFYFSLQAAVAGLGLAIAPWQLVRDDLESGLLVAPFGFIADGSAYYLLSPEAVDPDSPVARLLDWLRHQALGSEQHDATRPAP; translated from the coding sequence ATGAAAACTGACATTCCCGGTGATAAAAACTCACAGACAATTCATCGCCGCCTGCCGCCCCTGAGCGCCCTGCGCTGTTTCGAGGCCGCCGCTCGCCTGGAAAGCTTCACCCGCGCCGGCGAAGCCCTGCACCTGACCCACGGCGCCATCAGCCGTGCCGTCCGCACCCTGGAAGAAGACCTCGGCACACGGCTGTTCGAGCGTCGCAGCCATCGGGTCTTTCTCACCGAGGCTGGCCGCGAATTGCTGCACAGCGTGGAGCATGCCTTCGACCTGATCGAAGCCACCGCCCGCAAACTGCGAACGCCGGACAAGGCCGCGGCCCTGGTGCTGTCCTGCGAACCGACCCTGCTGATGCGCTGGCTGATTCCACGGATCCCGGCCTTCTTCGCCGCTCACCCGGATATCCCCCTGCAACTGGTGGCCGGCGGCGGGCCCTTCGCCTTTGCTCAAGGCATCGATCTGGCGATCCGCCGCAACGACTTTCCCTGGCCGCCCCACACCCATGCGCAGTGGCTGTTCGATGAAGCCATCGGCCCGGTGTGTCGCCCGGACCAGGCCGTCGGCTGGACCCGCGATGCAAGCGGCAGAGTACGGCTATCGGATACGGCGCCACGCCTGCACAGCGCGACCCGGGCAGCGGCCTGGGAGCAATGGTTGACCCTCAAGAGAATGCAACAGGCGCCGGGTACGGAGCAGGTCTTCGAGCATTTCTACTTCAGCCTGCAAGCGGCGGTGGCGGGGTTGGGGCTAGCCATCGCGCCCTGGCAACTGGTGCGCGACGACCTGGAGTCGGGCCTGCTGGTCGCGCCTTTCGGTTTTATCGCCGACGGCAGCGCCTACTACCTGTTGTCGCCCGAGGCCGTCGACCCGGACTCGCCCGTCGCCCGCTTGCTCGACTGGCTGCGTCACCAGGCGCTGGGCAGCGAGCAGCACGACGCCACCCGCCCAGCCCCATAA
- a CDS encoding PACE efflux transporter, with protein MQGIKRKLVYVSLFEVFGMTFSALGLALLSGTSPSNTGPLAVVITSIAVTWNFIYTSLFERWESRQVSRTRTVKRRIAHAVGFQLTLILFLIPLIAWWMHISLVQAFLLDLALILFIPCYTFVFNWLFDRVFGLPASALPDPV; from the coding sequence ATGCAAGGCATCAAGCGCAAACTGGTTTACGTGTCACTGTTCGAGGTGTTCGGCATGACCTTCTCGGCCCTGGGCCTGGCCTTGCTGTCCGGCACCTCGCCGAGCAACACCGGCCCGCTGGCGGTGGTGATCACCAGCATCGCGGTGACCTGGAACTTCATCTACACCAGCCTGTTCGAGCGTTGGGAAAGCCGCCAGGTCTCGCGGACCCGCACGGTCAAGCGGCGGATCGCCCATGCCGTGGGTTTCCAGCTGACGCTGATCCTGTTCCTGATTCCGTTGATCGCCTGGTGGATGCACATCAGCCTGGTGCAGGCCTTCCTGCTGGACCTGGCGCTGATCCTGTTCATCCCCTGCTACACCTTCGTCTTCAACTGGCTGTTCGACCGGGTCTTTGGCCTACCAGCGTCGGCACTGCCGGACCCGGTCTGA
- a CDS encoding glutathione S-transferase family protein, with translation MGTLRILGKASSINVRKVLWTCEELGLPYEREDWGSGFQSTHTPEFLRLNPNAQVPVLVDDAGALWESNSICRYLTGKVAGQRLLPGAPRARALVEQWMDWQATELNPAWSYAFVALVRQNPDFQDPQRIAAGLRGWNAKMALLEQQLASSGDYVPGEQFSLADIVLGLSVHRWMMTPMERPDFPAIAAYYARLSERPAFLLHGRNGIP, from the coding sequence ATGGGAACCCTGAGAATTCTCGGTAAAGCCTCGTCGATCAACGTCCGAAAAGTGCTGTGGACCTGCGAGGAACTGGGCCTGCCCTACGAACGCGAGGATTGGGGCAGCGGCTTCCAATCGACCCACACACCGGAGTTTCTCCGGCTCAACCCCAACGCCCAGGTGCCGGTGCTGGTCGATGACGCTGGCGCGCTCTGGGAGTCCAACAGCATCTGCCGGTACCTGACCGGCAAGGTCGCCGGGCAACGGCTGCTGCCCGGCGCCCCCCGGGCCCGGGCGCTGGTGGAGCAGTGGATGGACTGGCAGGCCACGGAGCTCAATCCGGCATGGAGCTACGCCTTCGTCGCCCTGGTCCGGCAGAACCCGGACTTTCAGGATCCGCAGCGGATCGCCGCCGGCCTTCGCGGCTGGAACGCCAAGATGGCCCTGCTCGAGCAGCAACTGGCGAGCAGCGGCGACTATGTGCCCGGCGAGCAGTTCAGCCTGGCCGATATCGTCCTCGGGCTGTCGGTGCATCGCTGGATGATGACGCCCATGGAGCGCCCCGACTTCCCCGCCATCGCCGCCTATTACGCACGGCTCAGCGAACGCCCGGCCTTCCTGCTGCATGGACGCAATGGCATTCCCTGA
- the gntR gene encoding HTH-type transcriptional regulator GntR encodes MTSSKNDKNTRTTGRPTLNEVARLAGVSPITASRALRGIDTVATELVEKVQKAARELNYVVNPAARALASAQSHSVVVLVPSLSNLLFIDTLEAIHQVLRPKGFEVLIGNFHYSPDEEENLLRNYMAYQPRGLLLTGFDRTESARRMVEASNVPCVYMMDLNPEAGLNCVGFSQHNAGETAAEHLISRGRKRLAYIGAQLDQRTLMRGEGFRRGLEKAGLYDPKLEVLTPRPSSVGLGGELFLQLMHSHPDVDAIFFGNDDLAHGALLEAMRCGIRIPEQVAVMGFNDLPASAHMVPRLSSISTPREAIGRRAAEQLLTLMAGNSVAKPVVDMGFELMVREST; translated from the coding sequence ATGACCTCCTCCAAGAACGATAAAAATACCCGCACCACGGGGCGCCCGACCCTCAACGAAGTCGCGCGCCTGGCCGGCGTCAGCCCGATCACCGCCTCGCGAGCCCTGCGCGGCATCGACACGGTGGCCACCGAACTGGTGGAAAAGGTGCAGAAGGCCGCCCGCGAACTCAACTACGTGGTCAACCCGGCCGCCCGCGCCCTGGCCTCGGCCCAGAGCCATTCGGTGGTGGTGCTGGTGCCGTCGCTGTCCAACCTGCTGTTCATCGATACCCTGGAAGCCATTCATCAGGTTTTGCGGCCCAAGGGCTTCGAAGTGCTGATCGGCAACTTCCACTATTCCCCCGACGAAGAAGAAAACCTGCTGCGCAACTACATGGCCTACCAGCCCCGCGGCCTGCTGCTGACCGGCTTCGACCGGACCGAAAGCGCCCGACGGATGGTCGAAGCCAGCAACGTTCCCTGCGTCTACATGATGGACCTCAACCCCGAGGCCGGCCTGAACTGCGTGGGTTTCTCCCAGCACAACGCCGGGGAAACCGCCGCCGAGCACCTGATCTCCCGCGGCCGCAAGCGCCTGGCCTATATCGGTGCCCAGCTCGACCAGCGCACCCTGATGCGCGGCGAAGGTTTCCGCCGCGGCCTGGAGAAAGCCGGCCTCTACGACCCGAAACTGGAAGTCCTCACCCCGCGCCCCTCGTCGGTGGGCCTGGGCGGCGAACTCTTCCTGCAGTTGATGCACAGCCACCCGGACGTGGACGCGATCTTCTTCGGCAACGACGACCTGGCCCACGGCGCCCTGCTGGAAGCCATGCGTTGCGGCATCAGGATCCCCGAGCAAGTGGCGGTGATGGGCTTCAACGACCTGCCCGCCTCGGCGCACATGGTGCCGCGCCTGAGCAGCATCAGCACCCCGCGCGAAGCCATCGGCCGCCGCGCCGCGGAACAACTGCTGACCCTGATGGCCGGCAACAGCGTGGCCAAGCCGGTGGTGGACATGGGCTTCGAGCTGATGGTGCGCGAGAGCACCTGA
- the def gene encoding peptide deformylase — protein MIREILKMGDERLLRIAPLVPPEMFDSPELWQLIDDMFQTMESVGGVGLAAPQIGVDLQLVIFGFEHSERYPQAEAVPQTILINPLITPLSPALEEGWEGCLSVPGLRGAVERYQHIRYEGVDPKGEPIVRVASGFHARVVQHECDHLIGRLYPSRIRDFSKFGFTEVMFPDLDPHADD, from the coding sequence ATGATCCGTGAAATCCTCAAAATGGGCGACGAGCGCCTGCTGCGCATCGCGCCACTGGTGCCGCCCGAGATGTTCGACAGCCCCGAGCTGTGGCAACTGATCGACGACATGTTCCAGACCATGGAAAGCGTCGGCGGGGTCGGCCTGGCCGCGCCGCAGATCGGCGTCGACCTGCAACTGGTGATCTTCGGTTTCGAGCACAGCGAGCGTTACCCGCAAGCCGAGGCCGTGCCGCAGACCATCCTGATCAATCCGCTGATCACGCCCTTGAGCCCGGCGCTGGAAGAAGGCTGGGAAGGCTGCCTGTCGGTGCCGGGGCTGCGCGGCGCGGTCGAGCGTTATCAGCACATTCGCTACGAAGGTGTCGACCCCAAGGGCGAGCCGATCGTGCGGGTAGCCTCGGGTTTCCATGCGCGGGTGGTGCAGCATGAATGCGATCACCTGATCGGCCGCCTGTACCCGTCGCGGATCCGCGACTTCAGCAAATTCGGTTTTACCGAGGTGATGTTCCCCGACCTCGATCCCCACGCCGACGATTGA
- a CDS encoding gluconokinase — MSQPITALVIMGVAGCGKSSVSEALCQRSGATAIEGDTFHPAANIAKMSAGIPLNDDDRAGWLDSLCDELRRALAAGQRPVLTCSALKRKYRDRLRSATPGLGFVFLQLTPQVAADRVAHRPGHFMPSTLIDSQFATLESPVGEPLTLALDATIHSVDRLAEQAHGWWLEHGLDSPR; from the coding sequence ATGAGTCAACCCATCACCGCCCTGGTCATCATGGGCGTTGCCGGCTGCGGCAAGTCCAGCGTCAGTGAAGCGCTGTGCCAGCGCAGCGGCGCCACGGCCATTGAAGGCGATACGTTCCACCCTGCCGCCAATATCGCCAAGATGAGTGCCGGTATTCCCCTGAACGACGACGACCGTGCCGGCTGGCTCGACAGCCTGTGCGACGAGTTGCGTCGCGCTCTGGCCGCCGGACAACGTCCGGTGCTGACCTGCTCGGCGCTCAAGCGCAAGTACCGCGACCGCCTGCGCAGCGCCACGCCCGGCCTAGGCTTCGTTTTCCTGCAATTGACACCACAAGTGGCCGCCGATCGCGTGGCCCACCGTCCGGGGCATTTCATGCCTTCGACCCTGATCGACAGTCAGTTCGCCACCCTCGAATCTCCCGTGGGCGAACCCCTGACCCTGGCATTGGACGCCACCATCCACAGCGTTGACCGGCTGGCCGAACAGGCCCATGGCTGGTGGCTGGAGCACGGGCTGGACTCACCCCGATAA
- a CDS encoding GNAT family N-acetyltransferase — translation MPDTQYLLLANTLRPLLNKFYRAHNSPMRAAGEGQSWVAKRGAIIAGLNLTPIAQGHWLTGLFVDPAHRGQGIAAMLVERARAQLPGPLWLFCHPDLQGLYERMGFATAPALPQALADRLERYRRSKSLIAMGIDPLVSSTRDKV, via the coding sequence ATGCCCGACACCCAATACCTGCTGCTTGCCAACACCTTGCGACCGCTGCTGAACAAGTTCTATCGCGCCCACAACTCGCCAATGCGCGCAGCCGGGGAAGGGCAATCATGGGTGGCGAAACGGGGAGCGATCATTGCCGGGCTGAACCTCACGCCCATCGCCCAGGGCCACTGGCTGACCGGGCTGTTCGTCGACCCGGCCCATCGCGGCCAGGGCATTGCCGCGATGCTGGTCGAACGGGCACGCGCGCAGCTGCCGGGGCCGCTGTGGCTGTTTTGTCATCCGGACCTGCAAGGCCTGTACGAACGCATGGGCTTTGCCACCGCCCCCGCCCTGCCCCAGGCCCTGGCGGATCGCCTGGAGCGTTATCGCAGGAGCAAGAGCCTGATCGCCATGGGCATCGATCCTTTAGTCAGTTCGACCCGCGACAAGGTGTGA
- a CDS encoding MFS transporter, with the protein MSSLAPTVAIDGLDPVRAANISARIDRLPAVATVWRLVALLSIGGFFELYDLFQTAYISPGLIRDGIFATGSQGVFGFSDQAAFASATFLGLFLGASLLSPIADRFGRRAIFTFALIWYTVATVLMGVQTSALGIIGMRFLVGIGLGIELVTIDAYLSELVPKHMRSSAFAFAFFVQFLSVPAVALMSWWLVPQDPFGIAGWRWVVLASAVFALFIWWLRSRLPESPRWLAQHGRFAEAERIMDNIEARCAKDHGKPLDTPQPEALGVQGSGRFADIWQPPYRRRALMLIVFHVFQAIGFFGFGNWLPALLSGQGVSVTHSLMYAFIITLAYPLGPLLFVKFANRFENKWQIVGSALGAMTFGTLFAWQSTALGLIVCGVLITFCNAWLSFSYHSYQSELFPTNIRARAVGFCYSFSRLSTVFSSLLIGFFLDRFGTPGVLAFIVGSMLIVMFTIGRFGPRTRNLALENIAQR; encoded by the coding sequence ATGTCGTCCCTCGCCCCTACTGTCGCTATCGACGGCCTCGACCCGGTCCGCGCCGCCAATATCTCCGCCCGCATCGATCGCTTGCCCGCCGTCGCCACCGTCTGGCGCCTGGTGGCGCTGCTGTCGATTGGCGGTTTCTTCGAGCTGTATGACCTGTTCCAGACTGCCTATATCAGCCCCGGCCTGATCCGCGACGGGATCTTCGCCACCGGCAGCCAGGGCGTGTTCGGTTTTTCCGACCAGGCGGCCTTCGCCTCGGCGACCTTTCTCGGCCTGTTCCTCGGCGCCAGCCTGCTGAGCCCGATCGCCGACCGCTTCGGGCGCCGGGCGATCTTCACCTTCGCCCTGATCTGGTACACCGTGGCCACGGTGCTGATGGGCGTGCAGACCTCGGCCCTGGGGATCATCGGCATGCGTTTCCTGGTGGGCATCGGCCTGGGCATCGAACTGGTGACCATCGACGCCTACCTCTCCGAGCTGGTGCCCAAGCACATGCGCAGCTCAGCCTTCGCCTTTGCCTTTTTCGTGCAGTTTCTCTCGGTACCGGCGGTGGCGCTGATGTCCTGGTGGCTGGTGCCGCAGGACCCGTTCGGCATCGCCGGCTGGCGCTGGGTGGTGTTGGCCAGCGCGGTGTTCGCGCTGTTTATCTGGTGGTTGCGTTCACGCCTGCCCGAGTCGCCGCGCTGGCTGGCCCAGCATGGGCGCTTCGCCGAGGCCGAGCGGATCATGGACAACATCGAGGCGCGCTGCGCCAAGGACCACGGCAAGCCGCTGGACACTCCGCAGCCCGAGGCCCTCGGCGTCCAGGGCTCGGGGCGTTTCGCCGATATCTGGCAACCGCCCTATCGGCGCCGGGCACTGATGCTGATCGTGTTCCATGTGTTCCAGGCCATCGGTTTCTTCGGTTTCGGCAACTGGCTGCCGGCGCTGCTCTCGGGCCAGGGCGTGAGCGTCACCCACAGCCTGATGTACGCCTTTATCATCACCCTCGCCTATCCGCTGGGGCCGCTGCTGTTCGTCAAGTTCGCCAACCGCTTCGAGAACAAGTGGCAGATCGTCGGCTCGGCCCTCGGCGCCATGACCTTCGGCACCCTGTTCGCCTGGCAGAGCACGGCCCTGGGGCTGATCGTCTGCGGGGTGCTGATCACCTTCTGCAACGCCTGGCTGAGCTTTAGTTACCACTCCTACCAGAGCGAGTTGTTCCCCACCAATATCCGCGCCCGGGCGGTGGGTTTCTGCTACTCGTTCAGCCGCCTGTCGACGGTGTTCAGCAGCCTGCTGATCGGCTTTTTCCTCGACCGCTTCGGCACGCCCGGGGTCCTGGCGTTCATTGTCGGCAGCATGCTGATCGTGATGTTCACCATCGGCCGTTTCGGCCCGCGTACCCGCAACCTGGCCCTGGAGAACATCGCCCAGCGTTGA
- a CDS encoding GntP family permease — protein MFGMSQETYLLVDAVVTIIGLIVLITRFKLHPFIALTIAAGFLGLTSGMPVDKIIKAFQDGFGGVLGFVGIILALGTMLGKMMAESGGADQIAQTLIRSFGKERVQWAMMFAAFLVGIPLFFEIGFVLLIPLVFIVARRTGVSIIKIGIPLLAGLSAVHGLVPPHPGPLLAIGVFGADIGKTILYGLIVALPTAIIAGPIYGTFIAKHIPGHPNQELVDQLARENTSANLPSFSVTLLTVLLPVFLMLLKTFADVAFPDGHFFRIWMDMIGHPISALLLALLLSLYTFGSRQGIGSKQILKLLDASLAPTAAIILIIGAGGGFKQMLVTSGVGDVIGHMAVNAQISPILLAWLVAAVIRIATGSATVATITGAGIVVPVVGMIPGVNRELLVLATGAGSLILSHVNDAGFWLVKQYFNMTVAETFKTWTAMETILSVVGLIFILLLSLVV, from the coding sequence ATGTTTGGCATGTCCCAAGAGACCTATCTGCTGGTAGACGCAGTGGTCACCATTATCGGGCTGATCGTGCTGATCACTCGATTCAAGCTGCATCCCTTCATCGCCCTGACCATCGCCGCGGGTTTCCTCGGCCTGACGTCGGGCATGCCGGTGGACAAGATCATCAAGGCGTTCCAGGACGGCTTCGGTGGGGTACTCGGTTTCGTCGGGATCATCCTCGCGCTGGGCACCATGCTCGGCAAAATGATGGCCGAATCCGGCGGCGCGGATCAGATCGCCCAGACCCTGATCCGCTCGTTCGGCAAGGAGCGGGTGCAGTGGGCGATGATGTTCGCCGCCTTCCTGGTGGGCATCCCGCTGTTCTTCGAGATCGGCTTCGTGCTGCTGATCCCGCTGGTGTTCATCGTCGCCCGGCGCACCGGCGTGTCGATCATCAAGATCGGTATCCCGCTGCTGGCCGGCCTGTCCGCGGTGCACGGCCTGGTGCCGCCGCATCCGGGCCCGCTGCTGGCCATCGGCGTGTTCGGCGCCGACATCGGCAAGACCATTCTCTACGGCCTGATCGTGGCCCTGCCGACCGCGATCATCGCCGGTCCGATCTACGGCACCTTCATCGCCAAGCACATCCCGGGTCATCCGAACCAGGAACTGGTGGACCAGCTGGCGCGCGAAAACACCTCGGCCAACCTGCCGAGCTTCAGCGTGACCCTGCTGACCGTGCTGCTGCCGGTGTTCCTGATGCTGCTCAAGACCTTCGCCGACGTGGCCTTCCCGGACGGGCATTTCTTCCGCATCTGGATGGACATGATCGGTCACCCGATCAGCGCGCTGCTGCTGGCCTTGCTGCTGTCGCTCTATACCTTCGGTTCGCGCCAGGGCATCGGCTCCAAGCAGATCCTCAAGCTGCTCGACGCCAGCCTGGCGCCGACCGCGGCGATCATCCTGATTATCGGTGCCGGCGGTGGCTTCAAGCAGATGCTGGTGACCAGCGGCGTGGGTGACGTGATCGGCCACATGGCGGTCAACGCGCAGATCTCGCCGATCCTGTTGGCGTGGCTGGTGGCGGCGGTGATCCGGATCGCCACCGGTTCGGCGACCGTGGCGACCATCACCGGCGCGGGCATCGTGGTACCGGTGGTCGGCATGATCCCTGGGGTCAACCGCGAGTTGCTGGTGCTGGCCACCGGCGCCGGCTCGCTGATCCTGTCCCACGTCAACGACGCCGGTTTCTGGCTGGTGAAGCAGTACTTCAACATGACCGTGGCGGAAACCTTCAAGACCTGGACCGCGATGGAAACCATCCTCTCGGTGGTGGGCCTGATCTTCATCCTGCTGCTGTCGCTGGTGGTGTGA
- a CDS encoding LysE family transporter, with product MTELLVVITITILAVLSPGPDFAMVTRNSLVLSRRHGVFTALGIGLGVMLHIGYTLLGVGLLVKESLLLFSVLKIAGALYLVYLGIGMLRSRAVEEEIAVDAPRVSAWVALRTGFLTNALNPKTMIFVVSLFMQVMQPGTAPGVQIGYGAIIVLAHVLWFVAVALFFSAPGIRARLMAYKRRIDQLFGVLLVGFGVLLSALSLRS from the coding sequence ATGACTGAACTGTTAGTAGTAATCACCATTACCATCCTGGCGGTGCTCAGCCCGGGGCCGGATTTCGCCATGGTCACGCGCAACAGCCTGGTGCTGTCGCGTCGGCATGGGGTGTTCACGGCGCTGGGGATCGGGCTCGGAGTGATGCTGCATATCGGCTACACGCTGTTGGGCGTCGGCCTGCTGGTCAAGGAATCGCTGCTGCTGTTCAGCGTGCTGAAAATCGCCGGGGCGCTGTACCTGGTTTATCTCGGTATCGGCATGCTGCGCAGCCGCGCGGTCGAGGAAGAGATAGCGGTCGATGCGCCGCGGGTCTCGGCGTGGGTGGCATTGCGTACGGGGTTTTTGACCAATGCGCTGAACCCCAAGACTATGATTTTCGTGGTCAGCCTGTTCATGCAGGTGATGCAGCCAGGTACCGCGCCGGGTGTGCAGATCGGCTATGGCGCGATCATTGTCCTGGCCCATGTGCTGTGGTTCGTGGCGGTGGCGCTGTTCTTTTCGGCGCCGGGCATCCGGGCCCGGCTCATGGCTTACAAACGGCGTATCGACCAGTTGTTCGGCGTTCTGCTGGTGGGCTTCGGCGTGCTGCTCAGCGCCCTGAGCCTGCGTTCCTGA
- a CDS encoding LysR family transcriptional regulator: MNFSSDSIQLFLAVLERGSFSAAARALGKVPSAVSMGIANLEAELGYPLFDRSHREPVPTAMANALAPHARLIAEQLKHLQVHAVELSLGLESRLSIGVVEDIDKSRVLAAIKLIAERHPLLDIEVLSAPQDDLLQLLHTGRIAVGVAFAGLSLNVLEYFQYVGSERMIACISARHPLPEAPDATLYLEELVNVRQVVVASRDLPIRDTRPLIAESYWRTDSLAMALDMVESGIGWGNFPLSVIAPLLQAGRLKRLTFKNIDNGLLLPVHAVWLKNQPLQKAAQAFVQLLGGQDPALASEVAAEVRP, encoded by the coding sequence ATGAATTTCTCCAGCGACAGCATCCAGTTGTTTCTCGCCGTGCTCGAGCGCGGTTCGTTTTCCGCGGCGGCCCGGGCCCTGGGCAAGGTGCCTTCGGCGGTGAGCATGGGTATCGCCAACCTTGAGGCGGAGCTGGGCTACCCCCTGTTCGACCGCAGCCATCGCGAGCCGGTGCCCACCGCCATGGCCAATGCCCTGGCGCCCCACGCGCGGCTGATCGCCGAGCAGCTCAAGCACCTGCAGGTGCATGCGGTGGAGTTGTCCCTGGGGCTGGAAAGCCGGCTGTCCATCGGCGTGGTCGAGGACATCGACAAGTCCCGGGTGCTGGCGGCGATCAAGCTGATCGCCGAGCGTCATCCGTTGCTCGACATCGAGGTGCTGAGCGCGCCCCAGGACGATCTGTTGCAACTGCTGCACACTGGCCGGATCGCGGTCGGCGTGGCCTTCGCCGGGCTCAGCCTGAACGTGCTGGAGTATTTCCAGTACGTCGGCAGCGAGCGGATGATCGCCTGCATTTCCGCGCGCCATCCCTTGCCCGAGGCGCCGGACGCCACCCTCTATCTGGAAGAGCTGGTCAACGTGCGTCAGGTGGTGGTTGCCAGCCGCGACCTGCCGATCCGCGACACCCGGCCGCTGATCGCCGAGTCCTACTGGCGCACCGACAGCCTGGCCATGGCCCTGGACATGGTCGAGTCCGGCATTGGCTGGGGCAATTTCCCGCTATCGGTGATCGCGCCCTTGCTCCAGGCCGGAAGGCTCAAGCGCCTGACCTTCAAGAACATCGACAACGGCCTGCTGCTGCCGGTGCACGCGGTATGGCTGAAGAACCAGCCCCTGCAAAAGGCCGCCCAGGCGTTCGTGCAGTTGCTGGGTGGGCAGGACCCGGCGCTGGCTTCGGAGGTTGCCGCAGAGGTGAGGCCGTAA
- the gstA gene encoding glutathione transferase GstA — protein sequence MNLYFSPHACSLAPHIVLRELALPFTLVRVDNRNKTTADGGDFLAINPKGYVAALELDDGQVLTEGPAILQYLADLKPQAGLAPANGSWQRVRLQEMLNFVSSEIHGGLGWLFNPEFSEATQALIRQKLFKRLALLDRTLEQQSYLLGESFGVADAYLFTVLRWTADFAIDLEQWPALARFQARIAQREAVQAALAAEAA from the coding sequence ATGAACCTGTATTTCTCGCCCCACGCCTGCTCGCTGGCCCCGCACATCGTGCTGCGCGAACTGGCCCTGCCGTTCACCCTGGTCCGGGTCGACAACCGCAACAAGACCACGGCCGACGGTGGCGACTTCCTGGCGATCAACCCCAAGGGTTATGTGGCGGCGCTGGAACTGGACGACGGCCAGGTGCTGACCGAAGGCCCGGCGATCCTGCAATACCTGGCCGACCTCAAGCCGCAGGCGGGCCTGGCGCCGGCCAATGGCAGCTGGCAACGGGTGAGGTTGCAGGAGATGCTCAACTTCGTCTCCAGCGAGATCCATGGCGGCCTCGGCTGGCTGTTCAACCCTGAGTTTTCCGAAGCGACCCAGGCGCTGATCCGGCAGAAACTGTTCAAGCGCCTGGCGCTGCTGGACCGCACGCTGGAGCAGCAGAGTTACCTGCTGGGCGAATCCTTCGGTGTCGCCGACGCCTACCTGTTCACCGTGCTGCGCTGGACCGCCGACTTCGCCATCGACCTGGAACAGTGGCCGGCGCTGGCGCGCTTCCAGGCGCGAATCGCCCAGCGCGAAGCGGTGCAAGCGGCACTCGCAGCCGAAGCGGCATAA
- a CDS encoding LysR family transcriptional regulator yields the protein MMNLMHWRMLVAVADTGNITRAAERVGMTQSGASQALALLEDNLGVQLFTRENRQALPTAIGEQVIEQARLMLAALQNIRDTADACRDIQRGTIRLASFPMVLATFLPPLLRRFKQLYPGIQVVALEVSDDEVEALLEARLIDVGVLLNPAPERSVGLLGRDAWVAVLPAGHALARRGQEQGVTLQELVNQPFVLATGGCSVNARSLAADAGLELADVRVEVREWSSAFTLVREQVGVTLVPQMTLPEQRHGLCVLPLSEPIPRTFALVLAEGSEPSPALRALLDMLAQG from the coding sequence ATGATGAACCTGATGCACTGGCGCATGCTGGTGGCCGTGGCGGATACCGGCAACATCACCCGCGCCGCCGAGCGGGTCGGCATGACCCAGTCCGGCGCCAGCCAGGCCCTGGCGCTGCTCGAAGACAACCTGGGCGTGCAGCTGTTCACCCGGGAGAACCGCCAGGCCCTGCCCACCGCCATTGGCGAACAGGTGATCGAACAGGCGCGGCTGATGCTCGCGGCGTTGCAGAACATCCGCGACACCGCGGACGCCTGCCGGGACATTCAGCGCGGCACCATTCGCCTGGCGAGTTTCCCCATGGTGCTGGCGACTTTCCTGCCGCCGCTGCTGCGCCGTTTCAAGCAGTTGTATCCGGGCATCCAGGTAGTGGCGCTGGAGGTCAGCGACGACGAGGTCGAGGCCTTGCTCGAGGCGCGCTTGATCGATGTCGGGGTGCTGCTCAACCCTGCGCCCGAGCGTAGCGTCGGCCTGCTGGGGCGCGATGCCTGGGTGGCGGTGCTGCCGGCAGGGCATGCCCTGGCGCGCCGCGGTCAGGAGCAGGGGGTGACCTTGCAGGAACTGGTGAACCAACCCTTCGTGCTGGCCACCGGCGGCTGTTCGGTGAATGCCCGCAGCCTGGCGGCGGATGCCGGCCTGGAGCTGGCGGACGTGCGGGTCGAGGTGCGGGAGTGGAGCAGCGCCTTCACCCTGGTTCGCGAGCAAGTGGGGGTGACCCTGGTGCCGCAGATGACCTTGCCGGAGCAACGCCACGGTTTGTGCGTACTGCCATTGAGCGAGCCGATCCCGCGCACCTTTGCCCTGGTGCTGGCCGAGGGCAGCGAACCGTCGCCGGCGCTGCGGGCCTTGCTCGATATGCTGGCCCAGGGCTGA